The Ranitomeya imitator isolate aRanImi1 chromosome 6, aRanImi1.pri, whole genome shotgun sequence genome window below encodes:
- the SDC2 gene encoding syndecan-2, with amino-acid sequence MRNMWILLSFASLALVSAETMVATTSDKDLYIDNTSVEESSGVNPIDDEDYSSGSGSGVVDIEDQEMAVELTTLKALPEDLPTSRAPVVEMTTPKMQTNLVVNPEEPVEKSNKELLERNAEVEVYTEKQSENLFHRTEVLAAVIAGGGIGFLFAVFLILLLVYRMRKKDEGSYDLGERKPSSAVYQKAPTKEFYA; translated from the exons ATGGTGGCCACCACATCAGACAAAGACTTGTATATCGACAACACTTCGGTTGAAGAATCCTCCGGAGTAAACCCAATTGATGATGAGGACTACTCATCTGGTTCAGGATCAG GAGTTGTAGACATTGAAGACCAAGAGATGGCAGTAGAACTTACGACCCTTAAAGCACTTCCAGAAGATCTACCAACCAGTCGTGCTCCAGTAGTAGAGATGACCACGCCAAAGATGCAGACAAACTTGGTCGTAAATCCAGAG GAGCCTGTGGAAAAGAGTAATAAAGAACTATTAGAACGTAACGCTGAGGTGGAGGTGTACACAGAGAAGCAGTCAGAGAACCTATTCCACAGAACAGAAGTCCTTGCAG CGGTCATTGCCGGCGGAGGTATCGGTTTCCTTTTTGCAGTTTTCTTAATCCTGCTGCTGGTTTACCGCATGAGAAAGAAGGATGAGGGCAGCTACGACCTTGGAGAACGAAAACCATCCAGTGCTGTCTACCAAAAGGCACCAACTAAAGAGTTTTATGCATAA